The following proteins are encoded in a genomic region of Cryptomeria japonica chromosome 11, Sugi_1.0, whole genome shotgun sequence:
- the LOC131035153 gene encoding putative UPF0481 protein At3g02645, with product MGRDEMAMLESGCVIQVGYELTIDEEDMPDVSSARIFRVPRLRRDSKDRLYSPHLVSIGPFHYGKKELQGMENSKSEAVRRMQKRIHRSNPDASIKSIVEEFILLKDNKIRKFYGEHIHVTCIELAWMVTRDACFIYEFLVNYIKVSRNAHHSYETQLSQFQYVECFYEEESVFKWKHDSVFDVDLQNPMRERLMTDILLFENQIPLWVLKDLLKFQTGSAEAAKQKVEHLTSMLLWRAARHEVFMWKARVSYNMYCKKHVLEVVYRSMVGRDVEELLDSPPSSRNCMQICLEKCFGSMKAICRRWYNLCFVNSSSNKSPGNAVDMVYLKLPTAMELVRGGVKI from the coding sequence ATGGGAAGGGATGAAATGGCAATGTTAGAGAGTGGCTGTGTAATTCAAGTTGGGTATGAACTGACAATTGATGAGGAGGATATGCCCGATGTAAGTTCTGCTCGGATCTTCCGAGTGCCAAGGCTACGGCGAGACTCCAAAGACCGTTTGTACagtccacatcttgtttcaatcgGCCCTTTTCATTATGGGAAGAAGGAGCTGCAAGGCATGGAGAACTCCAAATCTGAGGCAGTTCGAAGGATGCAAAAGAGGATCCATAGGAGTAATCCAGATGCGTCTATCAAGTCAATTGTTGAAGAATTCATCCTGCTCAAGGACAACAAGATAAGGAAGTTCTATGGTGAACATATTCACGTTACTTGTATAGAACTAGCATGGATGGTAACCAGGGATGCATGTTTTATTTATGAATTTCTTGTTAATTATATAAAAGTTAGCAGGAATGCTCACCACTCATATGAAACTCAACTATCTCAATTTCAGTATGTTGAGTGTTTTTATGAAGAAGAGAGTGTATTTAAGTGGAAGCATGATTCAGTTTTTGATGTCGATCTTCAAAATCCCATGAGAGAAAGACTAATGACTGATATACTTTTATTTGAAAACCAAATACCTTTGTGGGTTTTGAAGGATCTCCTTAAATTCCAGACGGGTTCTGCAGAAGCCGCAAAACAAAAAGTAGAACACTTAACGAGCATGCTGCTTTGGCGAGCAGCCCGACATGAAGTTTTCATGTGGAAAGCTAGAGTTTCTTACAACATGTACTGTAAGAAACATGTCCTCGAAGTAGTCTACCGCTCCATGGTGGGCAGGGATGTCGAGGAACTCCTAGATTCGCCGCCTTCGTCTCGCAATTGCATGCAGATCTGCTTGGAGAAATGCTTTGGTTCAATGAAAGCCATTTGTAGACGTTGGTATAATCTTTGTTTTGTCAATTCCTCCTCAAATAAGAGCCCTGGCAACGCGGTCGATATGGTGTATCTGAAGCTCCCAACAGCAATGGAACTCGTGCGCGGAGGAGTGAAGATCTAG